From Butyricimonas paravirosa, one genomic window encodes:
- a CDS encoding DegT/DnrJ/EryC1/StrS family aminotransferase, whose translation MKLQMVDLQGQYQRIKNEIDASIKNVIESAAFINGTPVKEFARHLEEFTGAKHVIPCANGTDALQIALMALNLKPGDEVIVPAFTYVASAEVIGLLGLIPVMVDVDPGTFNVTLKNIERALTSRTRAIIPVHLFGQSCDMEAILDFAQQHDLFIVEDNAQAIGAIYSFRNGKRSQTGTMGDFGCTSFFPSKNLGCYGDGGALMTNNDVLADRARMIANHGQKVKYHHEVIGCNSRLDTIQAAILDVKLKYLNEYNLARNEAARYYTIQLKDVEGIVFPEEKAYSTHVYHQYTLKVEGGKRDTLKKFLEEDGIPSMIYYPLPLQEQEAFRKIARSTGDLTESSRLASSVLSLPMHTELTREQQDIVIDRVKKFIF comes from the coding sequence ATGAAATTACAGATGGTAGACTTGCAAGGTCAATATCAAAGAATCAAGAATGAAATTGATGCAAGTATAAAAAACGTGATAGAATCGGCCGCTTTCATAAATGGAACGCCAGTGAAGGAATTTGCTCGTCACCTGGAGGAATTCACGGGAGCGAAACACGTGATTCCTTGTGCTAACGGCACGGATGCGTTACAAATAGCCTTGATGGCTTTAAACTTGAAACCGGGAGATGAAGTTATAGTGCCAGCTTTCACTTACGTGGCAAGTGCGGAGGTGATAGGGTTATTAGGTTTGATCCCCGTGATGGTAGACGTGGATCCGGGAACTTTTAACGTGACTCTTAAAAATATAGAGCGAGCGTTGACTTCCAGAACGAGAGCGATAATACCTGTACATTTGTTCGGGCAGAGTTGTGACATGGAGGCAATTTTAGATTTTGCCCAACAACATGACCTATTTATCGTGGAAGATAACGCTCAAGCGATAGGTGCCATTTACTCGTTTCGTAACGGGAAACGGAGTCAAACGGGAACCATGGGAGATTTCGGGTGCACTTCATTTTTCCCATCTAAAAATTTAGGGTGTTATGGTGATGGAGGCGCGTTGATGACGAATAACGATGTTCTGGCAGACCGGGCTAGAATGATAGCCAACCATGGTCAGAAAGTGAAATATCACCACGAGGTGATAGGTTGTAATTCTCGTTTAGACACGATTCAAGCCGCGATTTTGGACGTGAAACTGAAATACTTGAACGAGTATAACTTGGCCAGGAATGAAGCAGCTCGTTACTATACGATCCAGTTGAAGGATGTTGAAGGTATCGTGTTTCCAGAAGAAAAAGCATATAGTACCCATGTTTATCATCAATACACGCTAAAGGTAGAGGGTGGAAAACGTGATACTTTGAAAAAATTCTTGGAGGAGGATGGAATCCCCTCGATGATCTATTATCCATTGCCCCTGCAGGAACAAGAGGCATTCCGGAAAATAGCTCGATCCACGGGTGATTTAACCGAGTCAAGTAGGCTAGCGTCTTCTGTACTTTCATTACCGATGCACACGGAACTGACAAGAGAACAACAAGATATCGTGATAGACCGGGTAAAGAAATTTATTTTTTAA
- the miaB gene encoding tRNA (N6-isopentenyl adenosine(37)-C2)-methylthiotransferase MiaB: MKVKKFYIETYGCQMNVADSEVVAAILEDKGYQRTQEKSEADVILVNTCSVRENAEQRVRGRVQGFSEVKKKNPHVLVAIMGCMAERLGEALFEQEKNVNIVVGPDAYMDLPLLVEKAEKGEKAINIELSTTETYKDICPSRIDETAISGFVSIMRGCNNFCTYCIVPYTRGRERSRSPRSIVNEVLDLQSKGYKEVTLLGQNVNSYLWRGDNQEVNFPALLAMVAQTVPNMRIRFATSHPKDMNDDILRAIATHSNICKHIHLPFQSGSNSVLKDMNRKYTREWYLDRIHAIREIVPDCGISTDVFVGFHNESEDDYQQTLALMKEVMFDSAFMFKYSERPGTVASRNLPDNVDEEVKGRRLQELIDMQVEISHQSNLKDVGKVFEVLVEGVSKKKSDELFGRSSQNKVIVFPDNGAKVGELVQVRVTECTPATLIGEAINQ; encoded by the coding sequence ATGAAGGTAAAGAAATTTTATATCGAAACTTACGGTTGCCAAATGAACGTAGCAGACAGTGAAGTGGTTGCAGCCATCTTGGAAGACAAAGGATACCAACGGACGCAAGAAAAAAGTGAAGCAGACGTGATTCTGGTGAACACCTGTTCCGTACGTGAAAATGCGGAACAACGGGTTCGCGGACGGGTACAAGGATTTTCCGAGGTAAAGAAAAAGAACCCACACGTGCTGGTCGCCATCATGGGATGTATGGCAGAACGTTTGGGAGAGGCTCTTTTTGAACAGGAGAAGAACGTGAACATCGTGGTTGGTCCCGATGCGTACATGGATCTCCCGCTCTTGGTTGAGAAAGCCGAGAAAGGCGAGAAAGCCATCAACATTGAACTCTCTACCACGGAAACCTACAAGGACATCTGCCCTTCCCGAATTGACGAAACAGCCATATCCGGATTCGTTTCCATCATGAGGGGATGTAATAATTTCTGTACCTATTGCATCGTTCCGTACACCCGAGGACGCGAGCGTAGCCGAAGTCCCAGAAGTATTGTCAATGAAGTTCTAGACCTTCAATCCAAAGGTTACAAGGAAGTGACACTACTCGGTCAGAATGTAAATTCCTACCTCTGGCGGGGAGATAATCAGGAAGTGAATTTCCCGGCATTACTCGCCATGGTTGCCCAAACGGTACCCAACATGCGTATCCGTTTCGCCACGTCACACCCAAAAGATATGAATGATGACATTCTACGTGCGATAGCCACCCATTCCAATATTTGCAAACACATCCATCTACCCTTCCAATCCGGGAGTAATTCCGTACTGAAAGATATGAACCGAAAATATACCCGTGAATGGTATCTTGACCGGATTCATGCCATCCGGGAGATCGTCCCCGATTGTGGAATTTCCACGGACGTGTTCGTCGGGTTCCACAATGAAAGCGAGGATGATTATCAGCAGACTCTTGCCTTGATGAAAGAGGTGATGTTCGACTCCGCTTTCATGTTCAAATACTCGGAACGTCCGGGTACCGTGGCTTCTCGCAACTTGCCGGATAACGTGGACGAGGAAGTAAAAGGACGTCGTTTGCAGGAACTCATTGATATGCAGGTGGAGATTTCTCACCAAAGCAACTTGAAAGACGTGGGCAAAGTATTCGAGGTACTCGTAGAAGGGGTTTCCAAGAAGAAATCGGATGAACTTTTCGGTCGCAGCAGCCAGAATAAGGTGATCGTCTTCCCGGATAACGGAGCTAAAGTCGGAGAACTCGTTCAGGTTCGTGTCACGGAATGTACCCCTGCAACCCTTATCGGCGAAGCAATAAATCAATAA
- a CDS encoding BT_3928 family protein, protein MRLVKNLCRIIVGIVFIYSGFVKGIDPLGSDYKFTDYFNAFGMGWMNATTLFFSFALSLAEFLIGIALLFNLWVSRMAWGSLLFMAFFTPLTLVLALTNPVSDCGCFGDAMILTNWQTFWKNIILLLLAIMIFVYRKEYKSSLPLMGQFSFLTLAGAGMLCLSIYCYRHLPVLDFRPYAVGKNITESMRLPEGAEPDQYEVTLKYKNKQTGEIRSFTEENYPWQDTLNWEYESSSERLVKKGYITPIHDLVIEHPTLGNITEEILEDDNYTILAVAYNLNQSDTQYQPAINRLAEYAREKGIRFYGLTSSSERDIEAYKKRNHVPYEFCTADEIQLKTMIRSNPGVIILREGTILDKWAGKDVPDVKELQDTDLTAYCVYSREQMQRIYLVYSIILLFFVAYLLIPRRKGKRNN, encoded by the coding sequence ATGAGACTCGTCAAAAACCTGTGCAGGATTATTGTCGGGATAGTATTCATCTATTCCGGATTCGTGAAAGGAATTGACCCGTTAGGATCTGATTACAAATTCACTGACTACTTTAACGCTTTCGGCATGGGCTGGATGAATGCGACCACGTTGTTTTTCTCTTTCGCCCTCTCGCTGGCAGAATTTCTGATCGGAATTGCCCTGTTGTTTAATTTATGGGTATCCCGTATGGCATGGGGCTCTCTGTTATTCATGGCTTTTTTCACCCCACTGACCCTTGTGCTGGCACTGACGAATCCAGTAAGTGACTGCGGTTGTTTCGGGGATGCCATGATCCTAACGAACTGGCAAACCTTTTGGAAGAATATCATTTTGCTCTTGTTGGCCATCATGATCTTCGTGTACCGTAAGGAATACAAATCATCGCTTCCTTTGATGGGACAATTTTCGTTTCTCACCCTGGCAGGAGCTGGAATGCTATGTCTTTCCATCTATTGCTATCGTCACTTGCCCGTACTGGATTTCCGTCCTTACGCTGTCGGCAAGAACATCACGGAAAGCATGAGACTTCCCGAAGGAGCTGAACCGGATCAATACGAAGTCACACTAAAGTATAAGAACAAGCAAACCGGAGAGATCCGGTCTTTCACGGAAGAAAACTACCCGTGGCAAGACACGCTGAACTGGGAATACGAGAGTAGCTCTGAGCGACTGGTAAAGAAAGGATATATTACACCGATTCATGACCTTGTAATCGAACACCCCACGCTTGGTAACATCACAGAAGAAATTCTGGAAGACGATAATTACACGATCCTCGCCGTAGCATACAACCTTAACCAGAGCGATACACAATATCAACCCGCCATCAACCGACTGGCGGAGTACGCCCGGGAAAAAGGGATTCGTTTCTACGGATTAACCTCATCCTCGGAACGGGATATTGAAGCATATAAAAAGCGGAATCACGTTCCCTATGAATTTTGTACGGCTGACGAGATTCAGTTAAAAACCATGATTCGCTCTAACCCCGGCGTGATCATTCTCCGAGAAGGCACAATTCTCGACAAATGGGCTGGAAAAGATGTTCCCGACGTGAAAGAATTACAAGATACCGACTTGACAGCTTATTGCGTGTATTCAAGGGAACAAATGCAACGAATTTATTTGGTTTACTCCATTATCCTTCTTTTCTTTGTAGCATATTTACTGATTCCACGTAGAAAAGGGAAAAGAAACAATTAA
- a CDS encoding RNA methyltransferase, which yields MSRKLLNEELNRLTTEEYKDAEKLPIVVVLDNVRSLNNIGSVFRTSDAFRLSKIYLCGITATPPHREIHKTALGAEESVDWEYFEETTDAVQALKNEGYTILSVEQVENSISLEQFTIKSGRKYAFIFGNEVKGVQQEVVDLSDDCIEIPQFGTKHSFNISVTAGIVLWQVIHPLFYKQLK from the coding sequence ATGTCTCGTAAACTCCTCAATGAAGAACTGAACCGACTCACCACGGAAGAGTATAAAGACGCTGAAAAACTCCCGATCGTGGTCGTACTGGACAACGTACGCAGCTTGAATAACATTGGTTCCGTGTTTCGCACGTCCGATGCCTTCCGGCTTTCCAAGATATATCTTTGCGGTATCACGGCAACACCTCCCCACCGGGAAATACACAAAACAGCACTCGGTGCAGAAGAAAGCGTAGACTGGGAGTATTTCGAGGAAACCACCGATGCGGTTCAGGCATTGAAAAATGAGGGGTACACCATTTTATCCGTGGAACAAGTAGAGAACAGTATTTCCCTAGAACAATTTACCATCAAAAGCGGACGAAAATATGCTTTCATTTTCGGAAACGAGGTAAAAGGCGTACAGCAGGAAGTGGTTGATCTTTCGGATGACTGTATCGAGATCCCCCAATTCGGGACCAAACATTCATTCAACATATCCGTCACCGCCGGAATCGTGCTATGGCAGGTCATCCATCCGCTATTTTATAAACAACTGAAATAA
- the folP gene encoding dihydropteroate synthase → MTHITIGAEKVSLEKPVVMGILNVTPDSFYDGGKYTSELKIMERVDEIVEQGAGIIDVGAYSTRPGAAFVDAQEELSRLSFAVELIRKYYPHLPVSIDTFRADVAKEISHCLGPIIINDISGGTMDDKMFETVAELGLPYIMMHIQGTPQDMQVNPHYDDVVREVREFFTERIARLNTLGFNNIILDQGFGFGKTVAHNYELMDKMESFLDLGYPLLVGISRKSMIWRLLEVTPQEALNGTTVLNTISLLKGAHILRVHDVREAVEAVKIVEAMKMSL, encoded by the coding sequence ATGACACATATAACGATCGGAGCGGAAAAGGTTAGCTTGGAGAAACCCGTGGTGATGGGTATATTGAACGTGACACCGGATTCTTTTTATGACGGGGGAAAGTACACGAGCGAGTTGAAGATCATGGAACGGGTGGATGAGATCGTGGAACAGGGAGCCGGGATTATTGATGTCGGGGCATATTCAACCCGTCCGGGGGCTGCGTTCGTGGACGCTCAGGAGGAGTTATCCCGGTTGAGTTTTGCCGTGGAATTGATTCGTAAGTACTACCCGCATCTTCCGGTATCGATCGATACGTTCCGGGCCGACGTGGCGAAAGAGATCAGTCATTGTCTCGGACCAATAATCATTAATGATATTTCCGGGGGAACAATGGATGACAAGATGTTCGAGACGGTGGCGGAATTAGGACTTCCTTATATCATGATGCACATTCAGGGAACACCTCAGGATATGCAGGTTAATCCTCATTACGATGACGTCGTGCGTGAGGTTCGGGAGTTTTTCACGGAACGGATTGCTCGTTTAAATACTCTGGGATTTAATAATATAATATTGGATCAAGGATTCGGTTTTGGAAAGACCGTAGCCCATAATTACGAGTTGATGGATAAAATGGAGTCCTTCCTGGATTTGGGTTATCCTTTATTGGTGGGAATCTCCCGGAAATCAATGATTTGGCGTTTACTGGAGGTTACACCCCAAGAGGCATTAAATGGAACAACCGTACTGAACACGATCTCCCTGTTGAAAGGGGCACATATTCTCCGGGTTCATGATGTGCGAGAAGCCGTGGAAGCCGTGAAAATCGTGGAGGCGATGAAAATGAGTTTATAA
- a CDS encoding Gfo/Idh/MocA family oxidoreductase yields MKNFALIGVAGYIAPRHLRAIKDTGNRLVAAYDKFDSVGIMDSFFPEASFFTEMELFDRYCSRIKGDDNRVDMVSICTPNYLHDAHIRYGLRLGADVICEKPLVLNPWNIDALAEVERETGHKVNNILQLRLHDSIKALKKRIDEGPKDKVYDVDLTYITSRGNWYYTSWKGDERKSGGVATNIGVHFYDMLTWVFGGVKENIVHVKSHDRVAGYLELERARVRYFLSINADNLPENAVEGEKRTYRSIRIEGEEFEFSNGFTELHTESYKHVLSGEGFGLDEVRNCINIVHHIRNAEPIGLKGDYHPLAKLPLVKHPFGWSR; encoded by the coding sequence ATGAAGAATTTTGCTTTGATCGGGGTGGCCGGTTACATCGCTCCCCGCCATTTACGTGCCATAAAAGACACGGGTAATCGTTTGGTCGCTGCTTACGACAAGTTTGATAGCGTGGGAATCATGGACAGTTTCTTTCCCGAAGCGTCCTTTTTCACGGAGATGGAATTGTTCGATCGTTATTGTTCTCGGATAAAGGGAGATGATAACCGGGTAGACATGGTTTCCATTTGTACACCTAACTACTTGCATGACGCTCATATCCGTTACGGGTTACGCTTGGGTGCTGACGTGATCTGCGAGAAACCGCTGGTGTTGAACCCGTGGAATATCGATGCTTTGGCCGAGGTGGAACGGGAAACCGGGCACAAGGTGAACAACATCCTTCAACTTCGCTTGCATGACTCGATCAAGGCCTTGAAAAAACGAATAGACGAGGGTCCGAAAGATAAAGTTTACGACGTGGATCTGACTTATATCACTTCTCGCGGTAACTGGTATTACACGAGTTGGAAAGGAGACGAGCGTAAGAGTGGAGGCGTGGCAACGAATATCGGTGTTCATTTTTACGACATGTTGACCTGGGTTTTCGGTGGGGTTAAGGAGAACATCGTTCACGTGAAGAGCCATGACCGGGTGGCCGGGTATTTGGAGCTAGAACGTGCACGTGTTCGTTATTTCCTGAGCATAAATGCCGACAATCTACCGGAGAATGCCGTGGAGGGAGAAAAGCGCACGTATCGTTCCATCCGTATCGAGGGCGAGGAATTCGAGTTTAGTAACGGTTTCACGGAGTTGCACACGGAGAGTTACAAGCACGTTCTTTCCGGTGAAGGCTTTGGCTTGGACGAGGTTCGTAATTGTATAAATATCGTTCATCATATCCGTAACGCGGAACCGATAGGTTTGAAAGGTGATTATCACCCGCTGGCTAAATTACCTCTCGTGAAACATCCTTTCGGCTGGAGTAGATAA
- a CDS encoding UpxY family transcription antiterminator: MLKLSDNELHWYVANTCRQEKKIKQRLDSMGIENFIPFQQIARKIHGVDKLIEVPVIPNLVFIHTTFKSCMSLIQEYAFDMRYLRDRETGNFLIVPDKQMNDFMFLLDFSKEMVEVVNENLKKGDKVRVIKGDFAGIEGELIRVKGHKRVVVRLEGVVSLATAYIPGSFLEKIE; encoded by the coding sequence ATGCTTAAATTGTCCGATAACGAGCTACATTGGTATGTTGCAAATACTTGTCGTCAGGAGAAAAAGATAAAACAGCGTTTGGATAGCATGGGGATCGAGAATTTCATTCCGTTCCAACAAATTGCACGAAAAATTCATGGTGTTGATAAATTAATTGAAGTACCGGTTATTCCTAATCTGGTATTTATTCATACGACCTTTAAATCTTGCATGTCATTGATTCAAGAGTATGCTTTTGACATGCGTTATTTGAGGGATCGGGAAACGGGTAACTTTTTGATTGTTCCCGATAAACAGATGAATGATTTTATGTTCTTGCTTGACTTCTCCAAAGAAATGGTGGAGGTGGTGAACGAGAATCTGAAAAAAGGCGATAAAGTACGTGTCATAAAAGGGGATTTTGCCGGGATCGAGGGTGAATTGATCCGGGTGAAAGGTCATAAAAGAGTGGTCGTAAGGCTGGAAGGGGTCGTGTCTTTAGCTACAGCGTATATTCCTGGTAGTTTTCTGGAAAAGATAGAATAG
- a CDS encoding nucleotide sugar dehydrogenase produces MYSKLLNKEAKLALVGLGYVGLPIALEFAKKIQVIGFDINEERLAKMRQGIDPCKELEHSAFEGADIKFTSSIDELREASFFIVAVPTPIDRHNQPDLTPLLSATRSVAHALKKGDYVVYESTVYPGCTEEDCLPILEEISGLKVGLDFKIGYSPERINPGEKVHTLPNTIKIVSGCDGEALDIIAKVYELVVKPGVHRAPNIKVAEAAKIIENTQRDVNIALMNELSIIFSRIGINTYDVLEAAGTKWNFLKFYPGLVGGHCIGVDPYYLVYKASELKYHTQIISAGRFINDTMGGYIAKKLVKKLIGMGKGILGARVLVMGITFKENVADIRNSKVVDIINELKDFGVDVDVVDAYADSEEVKQMYGFGLIEKPRNNYDAVIVAVSHDAYKDLDEKYFKSLTYDNAVLVDVKGMYRDRIHELKYWSL; encoded by the coding sequence ATGTATTCAAAATTATTAAATAAAGAGGCCAAACTGGCCTTGGTTGGCTTGGGTTACGTGGGTTTACCCATAGCGTTAGAGTTTGCCAAGAAGATTCAAGTAATCGGTTTCGATATAAACGAGGAGCGTCTAGCCAAGATGCGTCAAGGGATAGACCCGTGTAAGGAGTTGGAACATTCAGCCTTCGAGGGGGCGGATATAAAATTCACGTCTTCCATTGACGAGTTGCGAGAAGCCTCTTTCTTTATAGTTGCCGTCCCCACTCCTATAGATAGGCATAATCAACCGGACTTGACCCCGTTGTTGAGCGCAACCCGTTCCGTGGCTCACGCCTTGAAAAAAGGGGATTACGTGGTTTACGAGTCAACGGTTTATCCCGGTTGCACGGAGGAAGATTGCTTGCCAATATTGGAAGAAATTTCAGGCTTGAAGGTCGGTCTTGATTTCAAGATCGGTTACTCGCCGGAGAGAATTAACCCCGGGGAGAAGGTACATACCTTGCCTAACACGATCAAGATCGTTTCTGGTTGTGACGGGGAGGCATTGGATATTATCGCTAAAGTTTACGAGTTAGTTGTGAAACCGGGTGTTCATCGTGCCCCGAATATCAAGGTTGCCGAGGCCGCCAAGATCATCGAGAACACGCAACGGGACGTGAATATTGCTTTGATGAACGAGTTGTCGATCATCTTTAGTCGTATCGGGATCAACACGTATGACGTGCTGGAGGCCGCTGGAACAAAATGGAATTTCTTGAAATTTTACCCGGGGTTAGTGGGTGGACATTGTATAGGGGTTGATCCTTATTATTTGGTTTACAAGGCTAGCGAGTTAAAATATCACACGCAAATTATCAGTGCCGGGCGTTTTATAAACGACACGATGGGAGGCTATATCGCTAAAAAACTGGTGAAGAAGTTGATCGGGATGGGTAAAGGAATTCTAGGAGCTCGTGTGTTAGTTATGGGAATAACGTTCAAGGAAAACGTGGCGGATATACGTAATTCGAAAGTGGTTGATATAATTAACGAGTTAAAGGATTTTGGTGTCGACGTGGATGTTGTTGACGCTTATGCCGATTCTGAGGAAGTAAAACAGATGTACGGTTTCGGGTTAATAGAAAAGCCGAGGAATAATTATGATGCCGTGATCGTGGCCGTTTCTCATGATGCTTATAAAGACTTGGACGAGAAGTATTTTAAATCATTGACTTACGATAACGCTGTGCTAGTGGACGTGAAAGGAATGTACAGGGATCGAATTCACGAGTTAAAATATTGGAGTTTGTAA
- a CDS encoding DUF1599 domain-containing protein codes for MPNTAQEYDKVIDICQDIFVKKMQDYGTAWRILRPTSITDQIYIKANRIRSIEEKGITKVGEGIVPEFIGIINYSIMGLIQLQLGPGNDTPQDEVLRLYQNYFHKAKELMLAKNHDYDEAWREMRVSSYTDLILMKINRTKQIEDHQGTTIISEGIDANYFDMVNYAVFGLIRLVVEQE; via the coding sequence ATGCCAAATACAGCACAAGAATATGATAAAGTGATAGATATATGTCAGGATATCTTCGTGAAGAAAATGCAGGACTACGGGACAGCCTGGAGAATACTCCGCCCGACCTCCATTACCGACCAGATCTATATCAAAGCAAACCGTATACGCAGTATTGAAGAAAAGGGGATTACGAAAGTCGGGGAAGGCATTGTTCCCGAATTTATCGGGATCATTAACTATTCCATTATGGGACTGATCCAACTCCAACTCGGACCGGGTAACGACACCCCCCAAGATGAAGTCCTTCGCCTGTATCAAAATTATTTTCATAAAGCGAAGGAACTGATGCTTGCCAAGAATCACGATTACGATGAAGCCTGGCGGGAGATGCGGGTCAGCTCGTACACCGACCTGATTCTGATGAAGATTAACCGTACGAAACAGATAGAAGATCACCAAGGTACCACGATCATATCGGAAGGTATCGATGCAAATTACTTCGACATGGTAAATTACGCCGTTTTCGGGTTGATTCGCCTTGTCGTGGAGCAAGAGTAA